The following DNA comes from Patagioenas fasciata isolate bPatFas1 chromosome 34, bPatFas1.hap1, whole genome shotgun sequence.
ACGTCTCGTCCGTGttctccaccagctggtggacgGACAGCGTGGCGTTGTACGGCTCCACCACCGTGTCCGACACCTTGGGTGATGGAACCACGCTGAAGGTGTTCATGATGCGGTCGGGATACTCCTCGCGGATTTTGGAGATGAGGAGGGTGCCCATCCCCGAGCCGGTGCCACCACCCAATGAGTGGGTCAGCTGGAAGCCCTGGAGGCAATCGCAGCTCTCGGCCTCCTTGCGCACCACGTCCAGGACCGAGTCCACCAGCTCGGCGCCTTCCGTGTAGTGGCCCTTGGCCCAGTTGTTGCCGGCGCCGCTCTGGCCTGGGGACGTCaaggggacaccaaggggacgTTGTTGAGGGGTCAATGAAGGGGTTTGGGGAGCTTGGGGGAGAGTTTGAGGGATCTGCGGGGACCCTGGGGACCTTCAATCCAGTCTTGGGGACCTTAAGTCCAACCTTGGGGACCTTGATCCTGACCTTGGGGACCTTCAATCTAATCTTGGGAACCCTGATCCCAACCCTTGGGGACCTTGATCCTGACCTTGGGGACCTTCAATCCAACCTTGGGGACCTTGATCCTGACCTTGGGGACCATCAAACCCTCATTGGGGACCTTGATCCCAATCCTGGGGACCTTGAATCCAATCTTAGGGACCATTGAACCCTCATTGGGGACCTTGATCCCAACCTTGGTGACCACTGAACCCTCATTGGGGACCTTGATCCCAACCTTGGGGACCTTGATGCCACCTTCGGGACCACTGAACGCTCACGGGGGACCTTGATCCCAACCTTGGGGATCTTGATCCCAACCTTTGGGACCATCAAACTCTCATTGGGGACCTTGATGTCACCTTGGGGACCTTCAATCCAACCTTGGGGACCACTGAACCCCCATTGGGGACCTTGATCCCAACCTTGGGGACCATTGAACCTTCACTGAGGACCTTGATGTCACCTTGGGGACCTTCAATCCAACCTTGGGGACCACTGAACCCCCACTGGGGACCTTGATCCCAACCTTGGGGACCATTGAACCTTCACTGAGGACCCTGATGTCACCTTGGGGACCTTCAATCCAACCTTGGGGACCATTGAACCCTCACTTCATCCCAACGTTGGGGACCTTGATGTCACCCTTGGGGACCATCAAACCAACCTTGGGGACCTTCAAAGGGACCTCGATGCCAACTTGGGGACCCCAACCCAACCTTGGGGACCTGATGTgaccatggggaccccagagGTGACAGTTGGGGACAGGAAGTGACGTCACTCACCGAAGACGAAGTTGTCGGGCCGGAAGATCTGCCCGAAGGGCCCTGAGCGCACTGAGTCCATGGTCCCTGGCTCCAGGTCCACCAGGATGGCCCTGGGGACGTATTTaccccctggggacaatggggacaataagGGGGGCaccaggacaccccaaaaatggagCCGGTgccccagaaaaccccaaaactgGTCAAAAAACGGAGAAAATCGGCCAAAAAACGGCCAAAATTGAGCCCCAAAttgcccccaaaaaaccccaaactggcCCAAACTCCCCCAAAATTGCTCCCAAAAGGGACAGAATTGGCCCCAAAATGgctccccaaacaccccaaattgCCTCATTTAACCCCAAAAATCTCAAAAGTGCCCCCAAAATTGGTCAAAAGATGGGGAAAATTGGccccaaaattgccccaaattggGGTGGGAGATGTGAGGACATTTTGGGGGGATTTCAGGGGGTTTTGGGCAATTTTGGGCCCAAAGGGtctggttttggggtaaaaaatgATGATTTGGGGCCAAATTCAAAGCCAAGATGAATTTTGGGAGCCAGGGGCAGATTCTGGGGGGAAATTCGGAGATTTGGGGCGAAAAAATGAGGATTTAGGGGCAGATTTTGGGATGAAAAATGCAAATTTAGGGACAGCTAGAAACTCTGAATCAGCAATTTTGGAGCATAGAAGGTGCATTTTGGGGCAAAAAACGGTGATTTTGGGGCAAAACATGGCTATTTTGGGGTTCAATCAGCAACAGGTTTTTGGGGTGATGTCGAgtggttttgggggtgattttggggcgaaACGATGCCGGACCCATCAGTGCATGGGGAGGAGGGCGGGGATTTGATGGCTTCGCTGGGTTTTTGGGGGGAAATTCGGGGTTTTTGGGGGCGGGGATTGAGAGGGGACCcctgtgggggggtgggggtgtgtgtgATGATGTCATGATGACGTCATACCGGTGGCCTCGTTGTAGTAGACGCTGATGCGGTcgagctgcaggtcactgtccccaTGGTAGGTGCCGGTTGGGTCGATCCCGTGCTCGTCGCTGATCACCTCCCAgaactgggcgggggggggggggcgtggtcAAGAAGGGGGCGTGGTCAGGAAGGGGGTGTGGTCATCAAGGCTCCACCCCCAATCCCCTTCCCCAGCCACACCCAGCCCCAATGGATCCTTATGGGGGGATGTACAACCCACCCCCCCTTTCTGGTTGTAGGTAGGAGGGGCTTAACGGGGTGGGGCTTGTTTGGGGTTGGAGCTTGATTGGACAAATCCACCCACCGTTGGTGTATGGGGAGTGAGGCCCCGCCCCCAAAGGGGTGGAGCCTCATTAAAAGAGTAGATTCAGCCCCAAGGGGGCGGCACTTTGAGGCCTGGAGGATGAGCCAATGGGGCAGCTTGACACAGCAAAAGGGGCGGAGCAACACCAAGGGGATGGTTGGTGAATGGGGGGTGAGGCCCCGCCCTCAAAGGGGTGGAGTCAGCGCTAAAGTGGAGGCTGAGCCTTGAATCTCATTGGGCGAGTCAGCCCAGGTGGGCGGAGCTTTGAGGCCCAAGATGCTGAGGCACCGTGGGGGCGGAGCCAACTGCGGGAGAACCAATGGGAAGGTGGGATATGGCAAAGGGGGCGGAGCCAACCTGAGGGGGCAAGACCCCGCCCCTCAAAAAAGGGCGGGAACCGGAAACCGTTTGAATTGCAGCAACAGCCCCAAATTCGCCCTTTTTtgcccaaaaaaaacccctccccATGTCGGATTTTCCCCAAATTCTGACTTTTGTCACCCAAAAAAGGtacgggggggggggtgggggaggggggacaCGCCCTGAGGGGGAAAATGGGCCAAAACCACACGATTTGGGGTTAAAATGTTGCATTCTGccttaaaaatttaattttgcactgaaaaatgtgctttagggcaaaaagcagcaattttgggGCTGGAAAAATCTGTTTTTTTGGGGTAAAAATGGACGTTTTAGGAACGAAAAGATGTAAAATGATTTGTTTTGAGGATAAAAATCGTATTAAAGAGCAGAAAAACGGCTTTTTTGGGTCAAAAAGCTGCTATATAGGGGCTGATTTTGGGGTCAAAGCATCGATTTTAGGGCCAAAATTGCCACCGTGGAGCAAAAAAATAGTGATTTTGGGATGAAAAAGATGAATTTTGATGTAAAATTGagcatttggggggaaaaaaagggcattTTGGGGCACAAAGAGCTGATTTTTGAGGGGAAAAGAGATACATTTTGGGGCTGAAATCcctttaaaaaggggaaaaaacacattttaatgctgaaaaaatgaagatttgggggttaaaaaattgtattttcaatCAAAAAATCGCCAACAAGACCCAAAATCCtgataattttccatttttaggGCAAATTTCAGTGAACAAAGCGTTGATTTTGAGGGTGAAAACTTCATTTTAGTCCCAAAATCCTTTACTTTAGGACTTtaaaaccttcattttttttaattcccgCATTTGAGCTCTCGAAGAGGAAAAAACCGCCATTTTGAGGCattttttggggtgaaaacgGCCAATTTTGGGACTAAATGACCCCACGGGGGCTCCACATCAATATTTTGGGGCTAAACCCCTCGATTTTGGCTCAAAAACCTTTCATTTTGGGGCGAAAAAGCCTCATTTTGGGTCCAATTTAGGCAGCACCACCCGATCGGAAACGCattaaaaataatcacattttatGCTAAAAAAACGCATTTTTAGCctaaaaaaaagctaaataacCAAAATACGCGGCGCAAAGTCGTTTTTTAGGCGTAAAAACCTCGATTTTGGGgcgtcttgggggaaaaaaagcgcTTTTTGGGTTAAAAGCCGCGTTTGGAGAAGCGGCGGGAAACAAAAAGCCGCATTTTTGAGGGGTGAAATCCGCCCTTTCAGGGTTGAATTTATGACTAAAAACCCGCCAATCGAGGCCAAAAAAAAGGGCGATTTCGGTGCCGAGCGCCGCGCGAAGGTTTTTAGTGTATGGGGGATGGAGGGAAGTGGATTTTTGGTGCTAAAAAGGGCGATTTTGGGTGCGAAACGCGCGGCCCGGCGCCGCCATTTTGGCGCCGCGTGCGCGGGCGGGGCCGCCCCCATTTTGAGGCCGGAAACCTCCATTTTGGGACCGAAACGCTGCGTTTTTCACCCCAATCCCTATTCAATTCGCGAAGCCGCTTTGTGATTTCACCCTTAAACCGGCGGGAAATGGGAAATTTTGGGCGAAAACCGCGCAGATTCGCGGCTGCCTTTGTCTGAGAGCGGAGGGAGGGGCCTCTTAAAAGGGCAACGCCGCTTCGGGGAGGGAATAAGGGGGGGgtccgccccccgccccccagtCCGACACCGCCCGCCCGCTGTTCACCTTGGCCCCGATCTGGTTGCCGCATTGTCCCGCCTGGATGTGGACGATCTCCCTCATGATGGCGGCGCTGGAGCGGttgggccccactcgggtccttTATCTGTTAAGCAAGGTGGCGCGGCCCCTTTAAGGCGAGAACGCTGCCGGCGCGGTGGCGGGAAACAATGGCGGCTCGCGCCGGCCGGCGCTGCTTCATATAGAGAAAGCGGCTCTGCCACGCCCCACCCGCGCTCCCATTGGACGGTGCCGCCCGCTCGCCGCGCTCCCATTGGGCGGCGCGGGCGGGAGGCCACGCCCCCGCTGGGAGGTGGAGGGCTCTGCGCGTTcggtggttaaaaaaaaaacggCCCGCGGCCGCTCTGCCCCTCTCGGAGGACcgtccctccccttctctctatGCTCCCCGCCGGAAAGACGCGCGCGGCAGCCAATGGGAGCGCCCACTGGGCGGTCACGGGGAGCGGTGGCGGCCAATGGGAGCGGGAGGGCGGGGCGAGGGGGCGGTGGCGCGGGACGGGTGAGCGTGAGGGGCATTTTGCGGGGTCCCAGGGGCTGTTTGGGGGAAcctggggccctgtggggcagttTCGAGGGGTTAAAGGGGCAGTTTGGGGGCAATTTGGAGCCTCCTGGTGCATTTTGGGGGGTGCCGGGGGCACCTGGGGGGTTaaggggcattttgggggggtcctttggggaaattctgggggtgggggggcaatTATTGGTCCCGTGAGGTAATTATttctccccccccatccccaccaggtAATGAACGGAGGAATCAGCCCCTCGCGGGGGAcaggtgggtcccccggacgcctgggtcccttccccggacgcctgggtcccttccccggacacctgggtccattCCCCGGATGACTGGGTCcattccccggacgcctgggtccctttcccggacacCTAGGTCcattccccggacgcctgggtcccttcccccaGACGCCAGGGGCCCCAAACCCCacctttttcaccccaaaacctcccctgatccagctgcaggtgcaaaccCAGACATTCCAGATGTTGCCGCCCCCCAAAATGGACCCCGGACCCTTGTGGAGAGCGATACAGATGTGGAGTCCGATCCAGATGTTCCCGCAGACCTGGAGCCTCCGACTCCAGATGTTGGGCGCCCCAAATCCCAATATctccccccaaaacctcccgcGGATGCGACGctaaagagactgaatccagatgTTCTGCCGCTATCACACGGTGATGGAAACAGCGATACAGATGTGGAGCTGGAGCCGCCCACCCCAGATGTTGGACCCTCCCGAACCCGGCGAATTCGACCCAAAGCGCCCCGACATCCAGATGTTCGACACAACAACGGGGACATCGATGAGGACAGCGAGACAGATATCGAGGGCGACCCCCCAAATGCAGCTGTTTCCATCCCCAAAACGCCTCAGAACATCTGGATGGATCCCCCGGTGGTGCCGGAGACGCCGGATCCAGATGTTGCGGCCTCAAAGTTGCCGTTTCTGGCCCCAAATTCGGGGGACGTGAAAGAGAGCGACAGTGACGGTGAGACAGCGCggccccggactcctgggtccctctcggacgcctgggtcccctctcacgcctctttctccccctcccccaggtgaccCCTCCCTCTTCTTGGAGCCCACCCAGAACTTCCTGTCACCGGAGAATGACGGTTGgtggccccggacgcctgggtccccttcccccggacgcctgggtccccttcccctggatgcctgggtccctcccggacgcctgggtcccttcccgtaGGTTGGGATCCCGAGGAACCCACCCAGCGCTTCGACCCccccgaggaggaggagaaggaaactccgccccccgccgccccgccctgccccgccccggacgcctgggtcccttcccggacgcctgggtcccttcccacagAATGGGATCCCGAGGAACCCACCCAGCGCTTCGACCCCCccgaggaggagaaggagactccgcccCCCGCTGccccgccctgccctgccccggatgcctgggtcccttcccggacgcctgggtcccttcccgcaGAATGGGATCCCGAGGAACCCACCCAGCGCTTCGACCCCCccgaggaggagaaggagactccgcccCCCGCTGccccgccctgccctgccccggacgcctgggtcccttcccggacgcctgggtcccccccggacacCAGGGTCCCCGCAGTGATGATGCCGTCATCGTGTGAGGACGTgagtggacccaggcatccggggtgcCCTCCACCCCTTCCattcaaggggacccaggcgtccgggaaggaccCAAGCATCCAGGtgctgaccccgcccccccaGGTGGGGGCGGGGCTTCGCCGCAGCCAGCGATTGGCTGAGAGCCGAGGGGGTGGAGCTAAAGCAGGTGGGGCttccggccccgcccctcccagCCCCGCCCCCCAACTGCGGCGCAGCGCCCGCCTTCGGCCCCGCCCCCCTGCTCCGGAGCCGCCAATCACGAGGCCCCGCCCACCGGCCAAGACCCGCCCACCGAGGAGGAGAGCGCCGGTGGGTGTGGCCAGAgtgggggggcggggctgagTGGTGTGGGTGGGTCCTGATTGGCCCAGATGGGTGGGGCTTGTGGGGGGGGCGGGACTGACTGTGGACCCACCCTCAGCAGGAAGAGGCAGAGCCTCCAGTGGTCGCGGGGCCCAAGCTCCGCCCACGGGTGGGGCCAAGCGACAACCCCCCACAGGTACTGTGGCGCCGCcccctcacctgtgtccccaacctgtccccaagtgtcccatcCATCATTGTCACcaccccgggggtgtccccaacaTGTCCTCAAgtgtccccaacctgtccccacgtcccatccATTGTTGTCAccaccccaggggtgtccccactgtgtccccaacatgtccctaagtgtccccatcttgtccccaagtgtcccatcCATCATTGTCAtcaccccaggggtgtccccaaaatgtccccaagtgtccccaacctgtccccatgtcccatccatcATTGTCAccaccccaggggtgtccccagcatgtccccatgtcccatccatcATTGTCAccaccccaggggtgtccccactgtgtccccaacatgtccccaagtgtccccatcttgtccccaagtgtcccatcCATCATTGTCACCATCCCAGGtatgtccccagtgtgtccccatgtcccgtccATCATTGTCACCACCCCAGGGGTGTCCTCACTGTGTCCCCCTGATGTCTCCaacgtcccctcctgtccccaggtgCTGTTCACGGGGGTGGTGGCCACCCCGGCgctgctggtggccctggggacactgggggggtcggTGGCCGCCGATGTCACCAGTTGTTCCCACCTGGTCACCGACCGCGTGCGACGAACCGTCAAGTTCCTGTGTGGGGTGGCCCGaggggtccccattgtcaccccccagtggctgctgcaggtgacggggggacactggggacaaaggggacatcggggacaagggggacatgggggacattggggagaaaagggacattggggacagggggacactgggatcaaagggacacactggggaccttggggacaacgGATCCTCATTGTCACCCCCCAGTGGCTGTTgcaggtgatggggacattggggacagggggacactggggagaaggggacacactggggaccttggggacaacaggtccccattgtcaccccccagtggctgctccaggtgacaggggggacattggggacaaggaTTGGGAACATTGGGGACAAGGAGAGGGGGTTCTGGGGACATTGTGGCCTTGGGGACAGGGTGTGTTTGGGGACACGGTGGCtcttggggaccttggggacaaggagatGGGGGGGCTGGGAACAGAAAAGGGGAGCTGGGGGAcgtggtggccttggggacaatgaggggccCGTGGGGACATGAGACAAAGACCTTGGGGATAAGGGAAGTGGCTTTGGGGCCAtggtggctcctggggacaggggaggtggccctggggacaggggagtgTTTGGGAGCAAAGGGGTGGGACGGTGGGGCCAGGGTGGCTCCTTGGGACAGGGGATGAGGgcggtgtccccagtgtgtccccaacgtgtccccaacatgtccccaatgtgtccccagagCGCAGCGGCCGGGCGGgtcctgtccccaggtcccttcctGGTCAGTGACCCCGAGCGCGAGGGACAATTCGGGTTCCGATTGTCACTGTCACTGCGGAAGGCGCGACAGCGCCCCCTGCTGCAGGTCagtgccaccgctgtccccaatgtccccaaggctTCCCaaaggtccccaatgtccccaggggtccccaggggtctccAAGGgtctccaatgtccccaggggtccccaagggttcccacgggtccccaggggtctccaatgtccccaagtgtccccaagggttCGCAgtggtccccaatgtccccgagtggccccaagggtccccaatgtccccaagggtttTCAGTGGTCCCCAAGTGGCCCCgagggtccccaatgtccccagaggTCCCCAGTTTTCCTCAAGGGTTGTCAGtggtccccaactgtcccccagTGGCCCCAGGGGTCCCCAGTGTTCCCAAGGgaccccagctgtccccaggggtccccaagggtTCCCACGGGTCCCCAGGAGTCTCCAATGTCCCCAAGTATCCCCAAGGGTTCGCAgtggtccccaatgtccccgagtGGCCCCAagggtccccgatgtccccaagggtTCCCAAGGGTCTCcagtgtccccccctgtccccaagggtccccaagggtctccaGTGTCCCCGAGGGTTCCCACGTGTTCCCAGGGGtctccaatgtccccaagggtcctcaGTGGTCTCCAACTGTCCCCAGGTGGCCCcaggggtccccaatgtccccaggggtccccaagggtccccactgtccccaagggttcccaagtgtccccaggggtctcCAATGTCCTCAAGGGTCTCCAGTGTCCCTAAGGGTTCCCAACTGGCCCCCAGCGTCCCCAACTGTCCCTGAGTGTCTGCGCgtgtccccgagtgtccccaaccctccccaaGTG
Coding sequences within:
- the MDC1 gene encoding mediator of DNA damage checkpoint protein 1 produces the protein MAALERRARQPMGAPTGRSRGAVAANGSGRAGRGGGGAGRVMNGGISPSRGTAAGANPDIPDVAAPQNGPRTLVESDTDVESDPDVPADLEPPTPDVGRPKSQYLPPKPPADATLKRLNPDVLPLSHGDGNSDTDVELEPPTPDVGPSRTRRIRPKAPRHPDVRHNNGDIDEDSETDIEGDPPNAAVSIPKTPQNIWMDPPVVPETPDPDVAASKLPFLAPNSGDVKESDSDGDPSLFLEPTQNFLSPENDGWDPEEPTQRFDPPEEEEKETPPPAAPPCPAPDAWVPSRTPGSLPTEWDPEEPTQRFDPPEEEKETPPPAAPPCPAPDAWVPSRTPGSLPAEWDPEEPTQRFDPPEEEKETPPPAAPPCPAPDAWVPSRTPGSPPDTRVPAVMMPSSCEDVSGPRHPGCPPPLPFKGTQASGKDPSIQVLTPPPQVGAGLRRSQRLAESRGGGAKAGGASGPAPPSPAPQLRRSARLRPRPPAPEPPITRPRPPAKTRPPRRRAPQEEAEPPVVAGPKLRPRVGPSDNPPQVLFTGVVATPALLVALGTLGGSVAADVTSCSHLVTDRVRRTVKFLCGVARGVPIVTPQWLLQSAAAGRVLSPGPFLVSDPEREGQFGFRLSLSLRKARQRPLLQGYEIHVTPGVHPPPEEMKDIVTCAGGTFLPRMPRTFRPRLLVVTCPADASRWGRAQALELPLNSAELLLTGVLRQSLELLPFRLPAPPPGQTPPPTPPP